In a single window of the Leptospiraceae bacterium genome:
- a CDS encoding DUF1318 domain-containing protein yields MAILLLSSNCTTLRPPAITFTQSQTAAERQMIGEGKDLEKDGWIISSIRTSASGSDIWEKEILDKEIPEGELDEATYTALKRIAYLSKDVRNFKKKDFIGEALDGQIKINPLVNESRFKKEFPENKSKIEELLKLVNESRKIIYENKLQRLSSANLKEQELIKKKDALLLTYFQTVEDGEYYEAKRGKWGRKE; encoded by the coding sequence GTGGCAATATTGTTACTCAGTTCCAATTGCACTACACTTAGACCACCAGCTATTACATTCACCCAATCCCAAACTGCCGCAGAGAGACAGATGATCGGAGAAGGAAAAGACTTAGAGAAAGATGGGTGGATAATATCGTCTATCCGCACATCAGCTTCCGGCTCGGACATCTGGGAAAAAGAAATATTAGACAAAGAAATTCCAGAAGGTGAATTAGACGAGGCAACTTATACTGCTTTAAAAAGAATAGCATACCTTTCAAAAGATGTAAGAAATTTCAAAAAGAAAGATTTCATCGGAGAAGCATTAGATGGGCAAATCAAGATTAACCCATTGGTTAATGAATCTAGATTTAAAAAGGAATTTCCAGAAAATAAATCTAAAATTGAAGAGCTATTAAAATTAGTCAATGAATCTAGGAAAATTATCTACGAAAATAAATTACAACGATTATCCAGTGCAAATCTGAAGGAACAAGAACTAATCAAGAAAAAGGACGCTCTCCTACTTACGTATTTTCAAACCGTTGAAGACGGCGAATACTACGAAGCCAAACGCGGCAAATGGGGACGCAAAGAGTAA